In Mixta intestinalis, the following are encoded in one genomic region:
- the groL gene encoding chaperonin GroEL (60 kDa chaperone family; promotes refolding of misfolded polypeptides especially under stressful conditions; forms two stacked rings of heptamers to form a barrel-shaped 14mer; ends can be capped by GroES; misfolded proteins enter the barrel where they are refolded when GroES binds) encodes MAAKDVKFGNDARVKMLRGVNILADAVKVTLGPKGRNVVLDKSFGAPTITKDGVSVAREIELEDKFENMGAQMVKEVASKANDAAGDGTTTATVLAQSIVNEGLKAVAAGMNPMDLKRGIDKAVIAAVEELKALSVPCSDSKAIAQVGTISANSDESVGTLIAQAMEKVGKEGVITVEEGTGLQDELDVVEGMQFDRGYLSPYFINKPETGAVELDSPFILLVDKKVSNIRELLPVLEAVAKASKPLLIVAEDVEGEALATLVVNTMRGIVKVAAVKAPGFGDRRKAMLQDIAILTGGTVISEEIGMELEKATLEDLGQAKRVVINKDTTTIIDGVGEENAIQGRVAQIRQQIEEATSDYDKEKLQERVAKLAGGVAVLKVGAATEVEMKEKKARVEDALHATRAAVEEGVVAGGGVALVRVAAKLAELTGQNEDQNVGIKVALRAMEAPLRQIVANAGEEPSVVANMVKAGDGNYGYNAATEEYGNMIDFGILDPTKVTRSALQYAASVAGLMITTECMVTDLPKDDKADLGAAGGMGGMGGMGGMM; translated from the coding sequence ATGGCAGCTAAAGACGTAAAATTCGGTAATGACGCTCGCGTAAAAATGCTGCGCGGCGTGAACATCCTGGCAGACGCAGTTAAAGTTACCCTGGGCCCGAAAGGTCGTAACGTGGTTCTGGATAAATCTTTCGGTGCGCCGACTATCACTAAAGATGGTGTCTCCGTTGCACGTGAAATCGAGCTGGAAGATAAGTTCGAAAACATGGGCGCGCAGATGGTGAAAGAAGTGGCCTCTAAAGCGAACGACGCTGCGGGCGACGGCACCACCACCGCTACCGTACTAGCACAGTCCATCGTTAACGAAGGTCTGAAAGCGGTTGCTGCGGGTATGAACCCGATGGACCTGAAACGCGGTATCGATAAAGCGGTTATCGCAGCGGTAGAAGAACTGAAAGCGCTGTCTGTACCATGCTCTGACTCTAAAGCTATCGCTCAGGTTGGTACCATTTCTGCTAACTCCGACGAATCCGTAGGTACCCTGATTGCTCAGGCGATGGAGAAAGTGGGCAAAGAAGGCGTTATCACCGTTGAAGAAGGCACTGGCCTGCAGGATGAACTGGACGTGGTTGAAGGTATGCAGTTCGATCGCGGCTACCTCTCTCCTTACTTCATCAACAAACCGGAAACCGGTGCAGTAGAGCTGGACAGCCCGTTCATCCTGCTGGTTGATAAAAAAGTTTCTAACATCCGCGAACTGCTGCCGGTTCTGGAAGCAGTAGCGAAAGCGAGCAAGCCGCTGCTGATCGTCGCTGAAGACGTAGAAGGCGAAGCGCTGGCTACGCTGGTAGTGAACACCATGCGCGGTATCGTGAAAGTGGCTGCGGTGAAAGCGCCGGGCTTCGGCGATCGTCGTAAAGCGATGCTGCAAGATATCGCTATCCTGACCGGCGGTACCGTAATCTCTGAAGAGATCGGTATGGAGCTGGAAAAAGCGACGCTGGAAGACCTGGGCCAGGCAAAACGCGTAGTGATCAACAAAGACACCACCACCATCATCGATGGCGTAGGTGAAGAAAACGCTATCCAGGGTCGCGTAGCGCAGATTCGTCAGCAGATTGAAGAAGCAACCTCTGATTACGACAAAGAAAAACTGCAGGAACGCGTAGCGAAACTGGCAGGCGGCGTAGCCGTTCTGAAAGTGGGCGCGGCAACTGAAGTTGAAATGAAAGAGAAAAAAGCACGCGTTGAAGATGCCCTGCACGCTACCCGTGCTGCGGTAGAAGAAGGCGTGGTTGCCGGTGGTGGTGTGGCACTGGTACGCGTTGCGGCTAAACTGGCTGAACTGACTGGTCAGAACGAAGATCAGAACGTCGGTATCAAAGTTGCGCTGCGCGCAATGGAAGCTCCGCTGCGTCAGATCGTGGCTAACGCCGGTGAAGAACCGTCTGTTGTTGCTAACATGGTGAAAGCAGGCGACGGTAACTACGGTTACAACGCGGCTACCGAAGAATACGGCAACATGATCGACTTCGGTATTCTGGATCCGACCAAAGTAACCCGCTCTGCGCTGCAGTACGCTGCGTCCGTTGCTGGCCTGATGATCACCACCGAATGCATGGTGACCGATCTGCCGAAAGACGACAAAGCTGACTTAGGTGCTGCTGGTGGTATGGGCGGCATGGGCGGTATGGGCGGCATGATGTAA
- a CDS encoding co-chaperone GroES: MKIRPLHDRVIVKRKEVESKSAGGIVLTGSAAGKSTRGEVLAVGNGRILENGSVKPLDVKVGDVVIFNEGYGAKTEKIDNEEVLIISESDILAIVEA; encoded by the coding sequence ATGAAAATTCGTCCATTGCACGATCGCGTTATCGTCAAGCGTAAAGAAGTTGAATCCAAATCTGCTGGCGGCATCGTTCTGACTGGCTCCGCTGCGGGCAAATCTACGCGCGGTGAAGTGTTGGCTGTGGGCAATGGTCGCATCCTGGAAAACGGCAGCGTGAAGCCGCTGGATGTGAAAGTGGGCGACGTTGTGATTTTCAACGAAGGTTACGGCGCTAAAACCGAGAAGATCGACAACGAAGAAGTTCTGATTATCTCTGAAAGCGACATTCTGGCAATCGTTGAAGCCTGA
- a CDS encoding FxsA family protein, translating to MRWLPLLILFLFAWIEISLFIQVAHVLGVLMTMLLVVFTSCIGVSLVKNQGVKNFMLMQQKLAQGESPAAEMIKSVSLIIAGFLLLLPGFFTDFLGLLLLLPPVQKHLTLKLMPHLRVWRGPGAGPDSGYTMEGEYERKDSERIGHDDDRHDR from the coding sequence GTGCGCTGGTTACCGTTATTAATACTGTTTTTATTCGCCTGGATTGAAATTTCATTATTTATTCAGGTAGCACACGTATTAGGCGTGTTAATGACAATGTTGCTGGTGGTCTTTACCTCCTGCATCGGCGTGTCGCTGGTAAAAAATCAGGGCGTGAAAAACTTCATGCTGATGCAGCAGAAGCTGGCGCAGGGCGAGAGCCCGGCGGCGGAGATGATTAAAAGCGTATCGCTGATTATTGCCGGTTTTCTGCTGTTGCTGCCGGGCTTTTTTACCGACTTCCTCGGTCTTCTGTTACTTTTACCGCCGGTGCAGAAGCATCTGACGCTGAAGCTGATGCCACATCTGCGCGTCTGGCGCGGGCCGGGTGCAGGCCCCGACAGCGGCTATACCATGGAAGGTGAATACGAGCGCAAAGACAGCGAGCGTATCGGCCACGATGACGATCGCCACGATCGCTGA
- the aspA gene encoding aspartate ammonia-lyase: protein MANNIRIEEDLLGMREVPAEAWYGIHTLRAIENFCISSHKISDIPEFVRGMVMVKKAAALANKELQTIPRNVADAIIQACDEVLNKGKCMDQFPVDVYQGGAGTSVNMNTNEVLANIGLELMGHQKGEYQFLNPNDHVNKCQSTNDAYPTGFRIAVYASILKLLDAIAQLGEGFERKAAEFAAILKMGRTQLQDAVPMTLGQEFHAFNVLLKEEIKNITRTAELLLEVNLGATAIGTRLNTPDGYQQLAVQRLAEVSGLPVTPAEDLIEATSDCGAYVMVHSSLKRLAVKLSKICNDLRLLSSGPRAGLNEINLPELQAGSSIMPAKVNPVVPEVVNQVCFKVIGNDTTVTMASEAGQLQLNVMEPVIGQAMFESVHILTNACYNLLEKCVNGITANKAICEAYVFNSIGIVTYLNPYIGHHNGDIVGKICAETGKSVREVVLERGLLTEAELDEIFSVPNLMRPAYKAKRYTDESEN, encoded by the coding sequence ATGGCAAATAACATTCGTATCGAAGAAGACCTGCTGGGCATGCGCGAAGTACCGGCAGAAGCCTGGTACGGTATTCATACTCTGCGTGCGATTGAGAATTTTTGTATCAGTAGCCATAAAATCAGCGACATTCCAGAGTTTGTTCGTGGCATGGTAATGGTGAAAAAAGCGGCGGCATTAGCGAATAAAGAGCTGCAAACCATTCCGCGTAACGTTGCCGATGCCATTATTCAGGCCTGCGATGAGGTACTGAACAAGGGCAAATGTATGGATCAGTTTCCGGTTGATGTTTATCAGGGCGGTGCCGGTACTTCAGTAAACATGAACACTAACGAAGTGCTGGCTAACATTGGCCTTGAGCTGATGGGACATCAGAAAGGAGAATACCAGTTCCTTAATCCCAACGATCATGTCAATAAATGCCAGTCTACCAACGATGCTTACCCTACCGGTTTTCGTATTGCGGTTTACGCCTCAATCTTAAAACTGCTGGATGCGATCGCTCAGCTGGGCGAAGGATTTGAACGTAAAGCCGCCGAGTTTGCCGCTATCCTGAAAATGGGACGCACCCAGTTACAGGATGCGGTGCCGATGACGCTGGGCCAGGAGTTCCACGCCTTTAACGTGCTGCTGAAAGAAGAGATTAAAAACATTACCCGCACCGCTGAACTGCTGCTGGAAGTGAACCTCGGCGCGACGGCGATCGGTACGCGTCTGAACACGCCGGATGGCTATCAGCAACTGGCGGTACAGCGGCTGGCTGAAGTCAGCGGCCTGCCGGTCACACCAGCGGAAGATTTGATCGAAGCCACCTCAGACTGCGGCGCCTACGTTATGGTGCACTCCTCCCTGAAGCGTCTGGCGGTGAAGCTGTCAAAAATCTGCAACGATTTACGTCTGCTCTCTTCCGGCCCGCGCGCCGGGCTGAATGAAATCAACCTGCCGGAATTGCAGGCGGGCTCCTCCATTATGCCCGCCAAGGTTAACCCGGTGGTGCCAGAAGTAGTCAATCAGGTCTGCTTTAAAGTCATCGGTAACGATACAACCGTCACTATGGCCTCTGAAGCGGGCCAGCTGCAGCTGAACGTTATGGAACCGGTTATCGGCCAGGCGATGTTTGAGTCGGTTCATATTCTGACCAACGCCTGCTATAACCTGCTGGAAAAATGCGTTAACGGCATTACCGCAAACAAAGCGATTTGTGAAGCTTACGTGTTTAACTCTATCGGCATCGTCACCTATCTGAATCCCTATATCGGACATCACAACGGTGACATCGTCGGCAAAATTTGTGCTGAAACCGGTAAAAGCGTGCGTGAAGTTGTCCTGGAACGCGGCCTGTTAACCGAAGCTGAGCTGGATGAAATCTTTTCCGTTCCTAACCTGATGCGCCCGGCTTATAAAGCGAAGCGCTATACTGATGAAAGCGAAAATTAA
- a CDS encoding anaerobic C4-dicarboxylate transporter, protein MVGVELIIVLLAIYLGARLGGIGIGFAGGLGVLVLALLCQMKPGAIPFDVIEIIMAVIAAIAAMQVAGGMDYLVSLAERLLRKHPRYVTFLAPLVTYSMTILAGTGHTAFSTLPVIAEVAKEQGVRPSRPLSIAVIASQIAITASPISAAVVFFAGILEPRGISYLGLLAVAIPSTMAAIFVAALITNFLGKELQDDPIYQARLAKGEVTLRGASVFEEKPGAKRAVLLFLIGILAVMLYATAISENVGLIQNPVLPRNEAIVVFMLTIATLICLSCKVNTSEILSASTFKSGMSACICVMGVAWLGDTFVKGHINDIQTLAGELLNSYPWMLALVLFFASTLLYSQAATTKALMPAALMLGVSPITAVASFAAVSALFVLPTYPTLLAAVEMDDTGSTRIGKFVFNHSFLIPGTLAIVLSVAFGFLFGHLVL, encoded by the coding sequence ATGGTGGGGGTAGAGCTGATTATCGTCCTGCTGGCGATCTATTTAGGTGCCAGGCTGGGCGGCATCGGCATTGGATTTGCGGGCGGCCTGGGGGTGCTGGTGCTGGCTTTGCTGTGTCAGATGAAGCCGGGCGCGATACCTTTCGACGTTATTGAAATTATTATGGCGGTTATCGCCGCGATCGCGGCGATGCAGGTTGCGGGCGGCATGGATTATCTGGTCAGCCTCGCTGAACGGCTGCTGCGCAAGCATCCACGCTACGTGACCTTCCTGGCACCGCTGGTCACCTACAGCATGACCATCCTGGCGGGAACCGGACATACCGCCTTCTCTACGCTGCCGGTGATTGCCGAAGTTGCCAAGGAACAGGGCGTTCGTCCTTCGCGCCCGCTCTCGATCGCCGTCATCGCCTCACAGATTGCCATTACCGCTTCGCCCATTTCTGCCGCCGTGGTGTTTTTCGCCGGGATCCTTGAACCTCGCGGCATTAGCTACCTGGGCCTGCTGGCGGTTGCCATCCCTTCTACCATGGCTGCGATTTTTGTCGCCGCACTGATCACTAACTTTCTCGGCAAAGAATTGCAGGACGATCCGATCTACCAGGCTCGCCTGGCTAAAGGTGAAGTTACGCTGCGCGGTGCCAGCGTTTTCGAAGAGAAACCGGGGGCAAAGCGCGCCGTGCTGCTGTTCCTGATCGGCATTCTGGCGGTGATGCTCTATGCAACGGCCATCAGCGAAAACGTCGGCCTGATTCAGAACCCGGTGCTGCCACGTAACGAAGCGATTGTGGTGTTTATGCTGACTATCGCCACGCTGATCTGCCTGAGCTGTAAAGTGAATACCAGCGAGATCCTCAGCGCCAGCACCTTTAAATCGGGCATGAGCGCCTGTATTTGCGTCATGGGCGTGGCCTGGCTGGGCGATACCTTTGTGAAAGGGCATATCAATGATATCCAGACGCTGGCGGGCGAACTGCTGAACAGCTATCCGTGGATGCTGGCACTGGTACTCTTTTTCGCCTCAACGTTGCTCTATTCTCAGGCGGCGACCACCAAGGCATTGATGCCCGCAGCGCTGATGCTGGGCGTTTCACCGATTACCGCCGTTGCCTCTTTCGCGGCGGTCTCGGCGCTGTTTGTGCTGCCCACCTATCCAACGCTGCTGGCGGCGGTAGAGATGGATGACACCGGCTCTACGCGCATCGGTAAATTTGTCTTCAATCACTCCTTTTTAATCCCCGGCACGCTGGCGATCGTATTGTCGGTAGCCTTTGGTTTTCTTTTCGGTCATTTAGTCCTGTAA
- the cutA gene encoding divalent cation tolerance protein CutA yields MTLSTAVIVLCTAPDAQHAEQLADKALSARLAACVTVLPGATSYYVWQGQRETASEVQLLFKSDVTHQQALIALLKAEHPYDTPELLVLPVQHGESDYLSWLSASLR; encoded by the coding sequence ATGACACTCTCAACCGCCGTCATTGTTCTTTGCACCGCGCCTGATGCACAGCACGCCGAACAGCTGGCAGATAAAGCGTTATCTGCCCGGCTGGCCGCCTGCGTCACCGTACTGCCAGGCGCAACGTCTTATTATGTCTGGCAGGGTCAGCGTGAAACCGCCAGCGAAGTGCAGCTGCTGTTTAAAAGTGATGTCACCCATCAGCAGGCGCTGATCGCTTTGCTGAAGGCGGAACACCCTTACGATACGCCCGAACTGCTGGTGCTACCGGTACAACATGGAGAGAGTGATTATCTGTCATGGCTCAGCGCATCGCTTCGTTAA
- a CDS encoding protein-disulfide reductase DsbD has product MAQRIASLIFLLFSVLLSASTQASLFDNGARSQFVPVNQAFSFDFSQQGNRLTLHWQVKPGYYLYRQQISLTAQQATLAPLQLPAGQPHEDEFYGKSEIYPQDLTVPVTIQQADSHASVTLRYQGCAAAGFCYPPETRVIPLNAVSASNAALPAVKPSPVSDAAQSTPLPFSPLWALLIGIGVAFTPCVLPMYPLISGIILGGNRQLSMGRLLALSMVYVQGMALTYTLMGIVVAAAGLRFQAALQHPWVLIALSLAFVLLALSMFGLFSLQLPASLQTRLTLWSNRQRGGSLPGVFLMGALAGLICSPCTTAPLSAILLYIAQSGNLLAGAGTLWLYAFGMGLPLIAVTLFGNRLLPKSGPWMQTVKEGFGFVILALPVFLLERIVGDIWGLRLWSLLAVSFFAWAFIISLRTQHGWMRVIQVLLLLAALTGARPLQDWAFGNETATAPHASLNFTAVSTVDQLNTQLKDTQGQITMLDLYADWCVACKEFSKYTFSDAGVQQQLAQVKLLQADVTANNAQDSELLQHLQVLGLPTILFFDVRGHEIPGSRITGYLDATAFRAHLQKLAR; this is encoded by the coding sequence ATGGCTCAGCGCATCGCTTCGTTAATCTTTTTGCTGTTTAGCGTTCTTCTCAGCGCCTCAACGCAGGCAAGCCTGTTTGATAACGGTGCGCGCTCGCAGTTTGTGCCGGTCAATCAGGCGTTTTCCTTTGATTTCAGTCAGCAGGGTAACCGGTTGACGCTGCACTGGCAGGTGAAGCCCGGCTACTATCTTTATCGTCAGCAGATTAGCCTGACGGCGCAGCAGGCAACGCTGGCACCGCTCCAGCTTCCGGCAGGCCAGCCGCATGAGGATGAGTTCTACGGTAAAAGCGAAATCTATCCGCAGGATCTGACGGTGCCGGTGACTATCCAGCAGGCGGATAGTCACGCCAGCGTGACGCTGCGCTATCAGGGCTGTGCAGCGGCGGGCTTTTGTTATCCCCCGGAGACGCGCGTAATCCCGCTTAACGCGGTTAGCGCATCCAACGCCGCTTTACCGGCGGTCAAGCCCTCCCCGGTGTCTGACGCTGCGCAAAGTACCCCGCTCCCCTTCTCACCGCTGTGGGCGCTGTTGATTGGCATCGGCGTGGCCTTCACCCCCTGCGTACTGCCGATGTATCCGCTTATTTCGGGCATCATCCTCGGTGGCAACCGCCAGCTTTCAATGGGACGGCTGTTGGCACTCTCGATGGTTTACGTACAGGGTATGGCGCTGACCTATACGCTGATGGGGATAGTGGTCGCAGCGGCTGGATTACGCTTTCAGGCGGCGCTACAGCATCCCTGGGTATTAATCGCCCTCTCTCTGGCGTTTGTATTACTGGCGCTATCAATGTTTGGCCTGTTCAGCTTACAGCTACCCGCCAGCCTGCAAACGCGCCTGACACTGTGGAGTAATCGTCAACGCGGCGGATCGCTGCCGGGCGTATTTCTGATGGGCGCGCTGGCTGGATTGATTTGCTCGCCCTGTACTACCGCGCCGCTCAGCGCCATTCTGCTCTATATCGCCCAAAGCGGTAACCTGCTGGCGGGTGCCGGTACGCTGTGGCTCTACGCCTTCGGCATGGGGCTACCGCTGATTGCCGTTACGCTATTTGGTAATCGGCTGCTGCCCAAAAGCGGGCCCTGGATGCAGACGGTGAAGGAAGGTTTTGGCTTTGTAATTCTGGCGCTGCCGGTATTTCTGCTGGAGCGCATCGTTGGGGATATCTGGGGATTGCGTCTCTGGAGCCTGCTGGCGGTGAGCTTCTTCGCCTGGGCATTTATCATCAGTCTGCGTACGCAGCACGGATGGATGCGCGTTATTCAGGTGCTGCTGCTGCTGGCCGCGTTAACCGGCGCACGGCCTCTACAGGACTGGGCCTTTGGCAACGAAACAGCCACCGCGCCGCACGCCAGCCTGAATTTCACCGCTGTCAGCACTGTCGATCAATTAAATACGCAGCTTAAGGACACGCAGGGTCAAATCACCATGCTCGATCTGTACGCCGACTGGTGCGTTGCCTGTAAGGAGTTCAGCAAATATACCTTTAGCGATGCTGGCGTTCAGCAACAGCTGGCGCAGGTAAAACTGCTACAGGCTGACGTTACCGCCAATAATGCGCAGGACAGCGAACTGTTACAACATTTGCAGGTGCTGGGCCTGCCGACAATTCTGTTCTTCGACGTTCGGGGGCATGAGATCCCCGGTTCACGCATTACGGGCTATCTCGACGCCACGGCCTTCCGCGCGCATTTGCAGAAACTGGCGCGGTAA
- the dicD gene encoding division control transcriptional repressor DicD encodes MQREQVLDHALNVLEHNGLAGTLSLEELATEIAMPYAQLQRFWPNHDALLYDALRYHGQQIDNWRRQLLLDEALSAEEKLLARYRVLEESVGNGRFPGCLFIAACSFYPQPDHPIHQLAEQQKRASWQYTHELLTLLGTDNPTLVADQMELILEGCLSKLLVKRNQQDIAVARRLAEDVLHIALCRRNGALT; translated from the coding sequence GTGCAACGTGAACAGGTACTCGATCACGCACTTAACGTACTGGAACATAATGGCCTGGCAGGCACCCTGTCGCTGGAAGAGCTGGCGACAGAGATAGCAATGCCTTATGCGCAACTGCAGCGCTTTTGGCCTAACCATGACGCCCTGCTGTATGACGCCCTGCGTTATCACGGTCAGCAAATTGATAACTGGCGTCGACAACTGCTGCTGGATGAGGCACTAAGCGCCGAAGAAAAGCTGCTGGCACGTTACAGGGTTCTGGAGGAGTCGGTTGGCAACGGGCGCTTTCCCGGCTGTCTGTTTATCGCTGCCTGTAGTTTTTACCCACAGCCCGATCACCCGATTCATCAACTGGCGGAACAGCAAAAGCGCGCCTCCTGGCAATATACCCATGAGCTGTTGACGCTGCTGGGCACCGACAACCCTACGCTGGTAGCCGATCAGATGGAACTGATCCTGGAAGGGTGCCTGAGCAAACTGCTGGTGAAACGCAACCAGCAGGATATCGCCGTTGCACGTCGGCTGGCAGAAGACGTTTTGCATATTGCGCTTTGTCGTCGCAATGGTGCCTTAACGTAA
- a CDS encoding tyrosine-type recombinase/integrase: protein MNVDAKENWSWDELLDEYFFSKNLRPATEESYRKVVNVLRQFCRGKTPEDITHKDVLLWRRELLKEKQRSAQTWNNKVAHMRALYNFWISQGYISMDKNPFNNSTVQRETKKKKTLSRIQLTRVYLVMQQLSEDERKYCIRYTWNNAMSPAWYWLVVLDTLRYTGMRLNQLLHVRLRDINLDEGYINLMLEGSKTHREWRVPAVNQLRQGLAYLLEQAEKRGIKPSEKLFDVSRYVEVAERSKNESSSKKRQQKVRSFFRRLSRECGFTVSPHRFRHTLATELMKAPERNLQLVKDLLGHRSVNTTMEYVELQMDIVGKTLEQELSLHTDKSTVRECGY, encoded by the coding sequence ATGAACGTGGATGCTAAGGAAAATTGGAGCTGGGATGAATTACTGGATGAGTATTTTTTCTCTAAAAATCTCAGACCGGCCACGGAGGAAAGCTACCGTAAAGTTGTGAATGTACTACGTCAGTTTTGCAGGGGAAAAACGCCTGAAGATATTACTCATAAAGATGTGTTATTGTGGAGACGTGAATTACTGAAAGAAAAACAGCGCTCAGCTCAGACATGGAATAATAAGGTCGCACATATGCGGGCTCTATATAATTTTTGGATTTCGCAGGGATATATTTCTATGGATAAAAATCCGTTTAATAATAGTACTGTTCAGCGCGAAACAAAAAAGAAAAAAACGCTTTCCCGGATACAATTAACACGAGTTTATCTGGTTATGCAGCAACTAAGTGAAGATGAGAGAAAATACTGCATTCGGTACACTTGGAACAATGCAATGTCACCAGCCTGGTACTGGCTCGTTGTACTGGATACGCTCAGATATACCGGAATGCGGCTGAACCAGCTGTTGCACGTTCGTCTGAGGGATATCAACCTGGATGAAGGATATATCAACCTGATGCTGGAAGGCAGTAAGACACATCGGGAATGGCGGGTTCCCGCTGTTAATCAACTGCGCCAGGGGCTGGCTTATCTGCTGGAACAGGCGGAAAAACGAGGAATCAAACCGTCAGAAAAGCTTTTTGATGTCAGCCGGTATGTTGAAGTTGCCGAACGCTCAAAAAATGAAAGCAGCTCCAAAAAGAGACAACAAAAGGTGCGATCTTTTTTTCGGCGCCTTTCCCGTGAATGCGGATTTACTGTTTCTCCTCACCGATTCCGCCATACGCTGGCGACGGAGCTAATGAAAGCCCCTGAACGTAATCTGCAGCTGGTGAAAGATCTGCTGGGTCACAGGAGTGTGAATACAACGATGGAATATGTCGAACTGCAGATGGATATCGTGGGCAAAACGCTGGAGCAGGAATTGTCATTACACACTGACAAAAGCACCGTACGGGAGTGTGGGTATTGA